In Fusarium oxysporum Fo47 chromosome IX, complete sequence, the following proteins share a genomic window:
- a CDS encoding argininosuccinate synthase, translating into MAPERVCLAYSGGLDTSTILKWLVLQGYEVVCFLGDCGQEEDFDAVKAKALKLGAEKMIIENVQQELIDDLVWPAIQCNAIYEGQYLLGTSLARPVLARAMVQVAKDNNCTILSHGCTGKGNDQVRFELAWKACDPKMKVLAPWRIPAFFNRFQGRADLLKFAEEQKIPVSSTPKAPWSMDDNIIHCSYEAGILEQTDKEPPKDMWKRTVDPLDAPDKPTRFTVHFAEGVPVKLEVDGKTVTGSLEIFKEANELGRANGIGREDIVESRFIGLKSRGCYDTPGLTILRKLHQNLEGLVMDSKVRIIRDRLSDDWAQCIYNGMYFTPEREFVQQAISFSQKQVDGKVEALAYKGNVIIVGRSSETSNLYSEEESSMDTLDMDWSVEDTTGFINVNAIRIAKYGERKIRDGEPLSKRK; encoded by the exons atggctcccGAACGTGTTTGCCT TGCCTACTCTGGCG GCCTGGATACTTCCACTATTCTTAA GTGGCTCGTCCTTCAAGGCTATGAGGTCGTGTGTTTCCTTGGCGACTGCGGCCAGGAGGAAGACTTCGATGccgtcaaggccaaggcgcTGAAGCTCGGTGCTGAGAAGATGATCATCGAGAACGTCCAGCAGGAGCTGATTGACGACTTGGTGTGGCCCGCCATCCAGT GCAACGCTATCTATGAAGGACAAT ACCTTCTCGGCACAAGTCTAGCCCGGCCGGTATTGGCCAGGGCAATGGTGCAAGTTGCGAAGGATAACAACTGCACGATCCTCAGCCATGGAT GTACCGGTAAGGGCAACGA CCAAGTCCGCTTCGAGCTGGCGTGGAAGGCATGTGACCCTAAGATGAAGGTTCTGGCCCCCTGGCGCATCCCTGCGTTCTTCAACCGATTCCA GGGACGTGCGGATCTTCTTAAGTTCGCCGAGGAGCAGAAAATCCCCGTCAGCTCCACTCCCAAGGCCCCATGGTCTATGGACGACAACATCATC CACTGCTCATACGAGGCCGGT ATTCTCGAGCAAACCGACAAGGAGCCCCCGAAGGACATGTGGAAGCGCACAGTTG ATCCCCTGGACGCTCCCGATAAGCCTACTCGCTTCACCGTCCACTTTGCTGAGGGTGTTCCCGTTAAGCTTGAAGTTGATGGCAAGACCGTTACTGGCTCCTTggagatcttcaaggagGCCAACGAGTTGGGTCGTGCCAACG GTATTGGACGCGAGGATATCGTCGAGTCGAGGTTCATCG GATTAAAATCTCGTGGTTGCTACG ATACCCCCGGCTTGACTATTTTGCGCAAGCTGCATCAAAACCTTGAG GGTCTCGTGATGGATAGCAAGGTGCGCATCATTCGCGACCGTCTCTCGGATGACTGGGCGCAATGTATCTACAAC GGAATGTACTTTACGCCTGAACGCGAGTTCGTTCAGCAGGCGATCTCTTTCAGCCAGAAGCAGGTTGATGGCAAGGTCGAAGCTCTGGCTTACAAGGGCAACGTTATCATCGTTGGCCGCTCCAGCGAGACATCCAATCTCTACAGCGAAGAAGAGAGTAGCATG GACACTCTTGACATGGATTGGAGTGTCGAAGACACAACTGGGTTTATCAACGTGAATGCTATCCGCATCGCCAAGTATGGCGAGCGCAAGATCAGGGATGGCGAGCCCCTTTCCAAGCGTAAGTAG
- a CDS encoding major facilitator superfamily-domain-containing protein — translation MSRTDEENPGVQAGRSRDSSMDVEKLGRQRPEVFKSIWAELGFGFSVFCSMLMAEFFVSGFHVILPPLAEELNIPAASQTWPSSVFSLITGAMLLPMGRLSDMYGGYIVFNGGLLWFLLWALIAGFSKNYMMLIFCRALQGFGPAAYLPGGVMLMGKFYRPGPRKNLIFALYGAFAPLGFFFGIFVAGLTAEYLDWRWYFWIGTIVFAVVSSVSLLAVPFDFHDRKTDIPMDWWGVGTIVPGLLLVVYSLTDSSHAPHGWATPYIIVTLILGVMFLASAWYVETHKARVPLLPADLFAPKGMNRLLAVLFMAFGTFGLFLFYSSFYMELVLHRSPLITAVWYIPMCVGGLIIGTVGGFTLHFLPGRVLLFISSLANAITMLLFALMPENPNYWAWVFPAMVCCTIGIDITFTVSNIFLTTNMPSHRQGLAGALINSVLFLGISFFLGIADIAVAETASLGLRKSYKVAFWLAFGVASIPLLFIPFIRIGSAKSELTMDERQRLEQEAETQAQPQEPKTSMARGGEKTLGTLS, via the exons ATGAGCCGAACTGATGAGGAGAATCCTGGGGTCCAGGCTGGACGAAGCCGGGACTCTTCtatggatgttgagaagctcggTCGTCAACGACCTGAAGTGTTTAAGTCAATATGGGCCGAACTAGGATTTGGTTTCTCTGTGTTTTGTTCTATGTTAATGGCT GAATTCTTCGTCAGTGGATTTCATGTTATCCTTCCACCATTAGCCGAAGAACTCAATATCCCGGCTGCATCACAAACATGGCCCTCAAGTGTCTTCTCACTCATCACAGGAGCCATGCTTCTACCAATGGGCCGCCTGAGCGATATGTACGGCGGTTACATCGTCTTTAATGGCGGTCTCCTGTGGTTCTTGCTCTGGGCTCTCATTGCTGGGTTCAGCAAGAACTATATGATGCTCATCTTCTGTCGAGCCCTTCAAGGCTTCGGTCCTGCGGCATATCTTCCTGGTGGTGTTATGCTGATGGGCAAGTTCTATCGCCCTGGACCTCGAAAGAATCTCATCTTTGCTCTGTACGGGGCTTTTGCACCCCTGGGATTCTTCTTCGGTATCTTCGTTGCAGGTCTGACAGCAGAGTATCTTGACTGGCGCTGGTACTTTTGGATAGGCACTATCGTATTTGCCGTTGTCTCTTCAGTTTCCCTTCTCGCTGTCCCTTTCGACTTCCATGATAGAAAGACCGATATCCCCATGGATTGGTGGGGTGTTGGAACTATTGTCCCGGGCCTTCTCCTCGTTGTCTACTCTCTAACAGATAGTTCACATGCCCCCCACGGCTGGGCAACACCCTATATCATCGTCACACTCATCCTCGGAGTCATGTTCCTAGCCAGCGCATGGTACGTCGAAACGCACAAAGCTCGAGTTCCTCTTCTGCCTGCCGACCTCTTTGCGCCAAAGGGAATGAATCGTTTGCTAGCCGTGCTCTTCATGGCTTTCGGCACCTTTGGACTCTTCCTCTTCTATTCAAGCTTCTATATGGAATTAGTCTTGCACAGGTCACCACTCATCACTGCCGTCTGGTACATACCAATGTGCGTTGGTGGGCTCATCATCGGTACCGTGGGAGGCTTCACACTGCACTTCCTCCCAGGACGGGTGTTACTTTTCATCTCGTCGTTAGCCAATGCGATTACCATGTTGCTATTTGCCCTTATGCCTGAGAACCCGAATTACTGGGCCTGGGTTTTCCCAGCGATGGTCTGTTGCACAATCGGCATCGACATTACCTTCACAGTCAGTAACATCTTCCTGACGACCAACATGCCGAGCCATCGACAGGGACTCGCGGGAGCTCTGATCAACAGTGTTCTCTTCCTAGGCATCAGTTTCTTCCTCGGTATTGCAGATATCGCGGTTGCAGAAACGGCGAGCCTGGGACTTCGGAAGAGCTATAAGGTGGCATTTTGGCTGGCGTTTGGCGTGGCATCGATTCCTTTACTCTTCATCCCATTCATTCGGATTGGTTCCGCTAAGAGCGAGCTTACAATGGATGAGCGGCAGAGGTTGGAGCAGGAAGCAGAAACACAAGCACAACCGCAGGAGCCGAAGACTTCGATGGCCAGGGGAGGCGAGAAAACGTTAGGAActttatcctaa
- a CDS encoding pectin lyase fold/virulence factor, translating into MMRSALISLIPAFLATACPVPQASESAGSVVSSGSCGAAEVDELVGYGAKTTGGSGDPVTVTSCSELTSALSNGGVIHIDGQLTGCDIMNVNSDTTILGVGSNSGLTDSGFRIKKADNVIIRNLAMKNPPKGMDLIDIETSTNIWIDHNEFSAEGITGDKDFYDGLLDAKRGSDFLTFSWNKFSDHWKASLIGHSDSNGDQDTGKLHVTYHHNYWSNINSRAPSIRFGTAHIYSSCYEDLPTSGVNSRMGAQVLVETTAFVNVKRPIVTNLDSKEDGFAIEKDNLFENSEAQITQEKDFVPPYDYTTDSADCICEYLKENAGTGVINA; encoded by the coding sequence ATGATGCGATCCGCCCTTATTTCTCTTATCCCTGCCTTCTTGGCCACTGCTTGTCCTGTCCCCCAGGCTTCCGAGTCTGCTGGTTCTGTGGTTTCTTCTGGTAGCTGCGGTGCAGCCGAAGTTGATGAGCTCGTTGGGTACGGAGCCAAGACCACTGGAGGCTCTGGTGACCCTGTCACCGTCACCTCTTGCTCGGAGCTCACCTCTGCTCTCTCCAATGGCGGCGTCATCCATATCGACGGCCAACTTACCGGCTGCGATATCATGAACGTTAACAGCGACACCACCATCCTTGGTGTCGGTTCCAACTCTGGCCTCACTGACAGTGGTTTCCGCATCAAGAAGGCCGACAATGTCATCATCCGCAACCTCGCCATGAAGAACCCTCCCAAAGGGATGgatctcatcgacatcgaGACCTCCACCAACATCTGGATCGACCACAACGAGTTCTCCGCCGAGGGTATCACCGGTGACAAGGACTTCTACGACGGTCTCCTCGACGCCAAGCGCGGCTCCGACTTCCTCACCTTCTCATGGAACAAGTTCTCCGACCACTGGAAAGCCAGTCTTATCGGCCACAGCGACAGCAACGGCGATCAAGACACTGGGAAGCTCCACGTTACTTACCACCACAACTACTGGAGTAACATCAACAGCCGCGCTCCCTCCATTCGTTTCGGAACCGCGCATATTTACAGCAGCTGCTATGAGGATCTTCCCACATCTGGAGTGAACTCTCGCATGGGTGCTCAAGTCCTGGTTGAAACTACTGCTTTTGTTAACGTTAAGCGACCTATTGTTACGAACCTTGATTCCAAGGAGGATGGATTCGCTATTGAGAAGGACAATCTTTTTGAGAACAGTGAGGCCCAGATCACGCAGGAGAAGGATTTTGTTCCCCCTTATGACTACACTACTGACTCTGCGGATTGTATTTGTGAGTATCTCAAGGAGAATGCCGGTACCGGTGTCATCAACGCCTAA
- a CDS encoding Dip2/Utp12 family-domain-containing protein, whose product MSTKRKAPVKLAAPVARTSARIPNKSIIDESKASIAGPDALQPSQVETIEISSDNDSDEDISDAESPEEEQTAQETAVTNTRQKAAKQKTNGQSNDEESDAEGTSPSFGELLRAENDIIDVPSALNGAVVSQPSRNAIVPPTHQSLTTVLSQALRTDDTDLLESCLHTTDLPTIRNTIERLDSALAGTLLTKLAARLYRRPGRAGNLMTWVQWTLVAHGGALASQPKVIHSLSGLQKVLAERAKGLSSLLALKGKLDMLEGQMDLRRKMSRPGLHNGDNSDSDEEDEDVIWVEGEDDAARTPGRRRGLDTEFDDSDDDVPITNGFVGDSDDEEDSAGEEDDSDAEESLDEDEVNHDDVDESMGEDEESDVEAASAPPSKLQKTAGSFGKRR is encoded by the coding sequence ATGTCAACAAAACGCAAAGCGCCGGTCAAGCTGGCCGCTCCCGTCGCTAGAACCAGCGCTAGAATCCCCAACAAGTCCATCATCGACGAGTCAAAGGCCTCCATCGCCGGCCCCGACGCCCTCCAGCCCTCGCAGGTTGAGACCATTGAGATCTCGTCCGATAACGACAGCGACGAAGATATCTCCGATGCTGAGAGTccagaggaggagcagaCCGCTCAGGAAACTGCCGTGACAAACACTCGCCAAAAGGCCGCCAAGCAAAAGACCAATGGCCAGTCCAACGATGAGGAATCAGACGCTGAGGGCACGTCGCCTTCGTTCGGAGAGCTTCTTCGTGCAGAGAACGATATTATTGATGTGCCTTCTGCTCTGAATGGCGCAGTTGTCTCTCAGCCTTCGCGAAATGCCATTGTGCCCCCGACACACCAGTCTCTTACCACCGTTCTCTCTCAGGCCCTCCGTACCGACGACACAGACCTTCTCGAGTCGTGTCTGCACACCACCGATCTCCCCACCATCCGCAACACCATTGAGCGTCTCGACAGCGCTCTTGCCGGCACTCTTCTTACTAAGCTCGCCGCCCGCTTGTACCGCCGTCCTGGTCGCGCCGGAAACCTTATGACTTGGGTCCAGTGGACACTAGTCGCCCATGGTGGTGCTCTCGCATCTCAGCCAAAGGTTATCCACAGTCTCAGCGGTCTGCAAAAGGTTCTCGCTGAGCGCGCCAAGGGTCTGTCAAGTCTTCTCGCCCTGAAGGGCAAGCTCGATATGCTTGAGGGCCAGATGGATCTGCGTCGCAAGATGTCGCGCCCGGGTCTTCACAACGGCGATAACTCGGACTctgacgaagaagatgaggatgttATCTGGGTTGAGGGTGAGGACGATGCTGCGCGCACACCTGGTCGAAGGCGCGGTCTCGACACCGAGTTTGACGATTCAGACGACGATGTTCCCATCACCAACGGCTTTGTTGGTGActctgacgatgaggaggattCAGCTGGTGAGGAGGACGATAGCGATGCCGAGGAGTCTttggacgaggatgaagtcaaccatgatgatgttgacgagTCTAtgggtgaggatgaggagagcGATGTTGAAGCTGCATCTGCACCACCATCCAAATTGCAAAAGACCGCTGGTAGCTTCGGCAAGCGGAGGTGA